A genomic segment from Phragmites australis chromosome 6, lpPhrAust1.1, whole genome shotgun sequence encodes:
- the LOC133920724 gene encoding 65-kDa microtubule-associated protein 3-like: protein MLSLKLRAILFPFQMEPRREELLHELGEMWDEIGEAEEDRRGMLHALEEDCLNVYRTKVEQVRQHRAQLKREIADSVAEVAAICATIGEPPATVQTACSSLQGTGSLKEELGSIAPELAEMRKRREERRRQFLDVTDRLNRIRQEINPSDHQPRVVVDNSDLTLTKLEELRAYLQHLHLEKENRTKKVAELMSFLHSSSLVLGMDLREISSLHGDEQAGDISDGAIARLVSEIDRLREIKRDRMQKLQDLVASMLELWNLMDTPSEEQRRFQSVACNIAASEDEITEPNALSMDFIRNVEAEVVRLENLKECRMKDLVVKKYEELKEIRRRARLPEEEDSDAMLMFDAIDSDAERSLILEQLEVQIAEAKDLEFSRKDVLERMEKWQAALEEESWLEEYSRNENRYNVGKGTHLVLKRAEKARALVSKMPAMAEALTAKVVAWEKERGAKFEYDGDGLLDMLEEYSNTRKEKEQERKRQRDQRRLQGAAERDASPVARPPPKNIKNVTRTLSMGGGGVSGRKASASSRPGTPSFLKSPMSARRSGSDEGQILSDSFE from the exons ATGCTGTCCCTAAAGCTGAGGGCCATCCTTTTCCCATTCCAGATGGAGCCGCGGCGCGAGGAGCTGCTGCATGAGCTCGGG GAGATGTGGGACGAGATcggggaggcggaggaggaccGGAGAGGGATGCTGCACGCGCTGGAGGAGGACTGCCTCAACGTGTACAGGACCAAGGTCGAGCAGGTGCGGCAGCACAGGGCGCAGCTCAAGAGGGAGATCGCCGACTCGGTCGCCGAGGTCGCCGCCATCTGCGCCACCATCGGCGAGCCGCCAGCCACCGTGCAGACCGCCTGCTCCTCGCTGCAG GGCACAGGGAGCCTGAAGGAGGAGCTGGGCTCGATCGCGCCGGAGCTGGCggagatgaggaagaggagggaggagaggaggcggcagTTCTTGGACGTGACGGATCGGTTAAACAGGATACGACAGGAGATAAACCCAAGCGATCATCAACCTCGCGTCGTCGTCGATAACTCCGACCTGACGCTGACGAAGCTGGAAGAGCTCAGAGCGTACCTGCAGCATCTGCACCTGGAGAAG GAAAATCGCACCAAGAAGGTGGCAGAGCTCATGAGTTTCTTGCATTCATCGTCCTTAGTTCTCGGCATGGATCTCAGAGAGATCAGCAGTCTCCATGGCGACGAACAAGCAGGCGACATCAGTGACGGTGCAATTGCGAGGCTGGTTTCCGAGATTGACAGGCTGAGGGAGATCAAACGTGACCGAATGCAGAAG CTGCAAGACCTCGTGGCCAGCATGCTGGAGCTGTGGAACCTGATGGACACGCCGTCGGAGGAGCAGAGGAGGTTCCAGAGCGTGGCCTGCAACATCGCCGCGTCCGAGGACGAGATCACGGAGCCGAACGCCCTCTCCATGGACTTCATACGCAAT GTGGAGGCAGAGGTGGTTAGGCTCGAGAACCTCAAGGAGTGCAGGATGAAAGACCTCGTCGTCAAGAAGTACGAGGAGCTGAAGGAGATTCGTCGGCGCGCACGTttaccggaggaggaggacagcgACGCGATGCTGATGTTCGACGCCATTGACAGCG ATGCTGAACGGTCTCTGATCCTGGAGCAGCTGGAAGTGCAGATCGCGGAGGCCAAGGACTTGGAGTTCAGCAGGAAGGACGTTCTTGAGAGGATGGAGAAATGGCAGGCGGCGTTGGAGGAGGAGTCCTGGCTCGAGGAGTACAGCAGA AACGAGAACAGATACAATGTGGGCAAAGGGACACATCTCGTGCTGAAGCGCGCCGAGAAAGCGCGCGCCTTGGTCAGCAAAATGCCGG CAATGGCGGAAGCTCTGACCGCGAAGGTTGTTGCctgggagaaggagagaggcgCTAAGTTTGAGTACGATGGT GACGGGCTGTTGGACATGCTGGAGGAGTACAGCAAcacgaggaaggagaaggagcaaGAGAGGAAGAGGCAGAGG GATCAAAGGAGGTTGCAGGGCGCGGCGGAGCGGGACGCGTCGCCGGTGGCCAGGCCGCCGCCGAAGAACATCAAGAACGTGACGAGGACGCTGTCCATGGGGGGCGGCGGCGTCAGCGGCAGGAAGGCGTCGGCGTCGTCGAGGCCGGGCACGCCGAGCTTCCTCAAGTCGCCCATGTCCGCGCGCCGGAGCGGGAGCGACGAGGGGCAGATATTGTCGGACTCCTTCGAGTGA
- the LOC133922762 gene encoding general transcription and DNA repair factor IIH subunit TFB4 → MTSALSKLYSDDVSLVVVVVDTNPFFWAAAALSFADFFAHLVHFVNSLLLLNHLNRVVVIAAGISSCAYIFDSSDASAFGGGGVEATFDKASRKVEEFIAQDARASADNGSVASGNAASLLSGALSLALCNIQRIFRSGTRHPQPRILCLQGSPDGPEQYVALMNSIFSAQRSMVPIDSCIVGTQDSAFLQQASYITGGVYLKPQELNGLFQYLAAVFATDLHSRTFLRLPKTLGVDFRASCFCHKKTIDMGYVCSICLSIFCKNQKKCSTCGSEFSRVMPDLNSMPDQSK, encoded by the exons ATGACCTCCGCGCTCTCCAAGCTCTACTCCG ATGACGTCAGCCTCGTTGTGGTGGTCGTCGACACCAACCCCTTCTTCTGGGCCGCCGCCGCACTTTCCTTCGCCGACTTCTTCGCGCAC CTGGTCCACTTTGTGAACTCGCTCCTGCTGCTAAACCACCTCAACCGTGTGGTAGTTATTGCCGCAGGCATCAGCTCCTGTGCCTACATCTTCGATTCGAGCGATGCCAGTGCCTTCGGTGGTGGGGGCGTCGAAGCCACCTTTGACAAGGCGAGCCGCAAGGTGGAGGAGTTCATTGCGCAAGATGCCCGTGCCTCTGCAGACAACGGTTCGGTTGCTTCTGGCAATGCCGCGTCGCTGCTCTCAGGGGCGCTGTCCCTTGCTTTGTGTA ATATACAGAGGATTTTCCGGTCTGGGACTCGACATCCTCAACCTCGG ATTTTGTGCCTGCAGGGTTCTCCAGATGGACCTGAACA ATACGTGGCATTGATGAATTCAATATTTTCTGCTCAACGTTCCATG GTCCCAATTGATTCATGCATTGTGGGAACCCAGGATTCTGCTTTCTTGCAGCAG GCTTCATACATAACAGGAGGAGTTTATTTGAAGCCCCAAGAGCTAAATGGTCTGTTTCAATATCTTGCT GCTGTATTTGCAACTGATTTACACTCGAGAACATTTTTGCGCCTTCCTAAGACCCTTGGAGTGGACTTCCGTGCTTC ATGTTTCTGCCATAAGAAGACTATTGACATGGGATATGTCTGTTCAATTTGTTTGTCAATATTCTGCAAGAATCAAAAGAAGTGTTCGACCTGTGG GTCAGAATTCAGTCGTGTCATGCCTGATTTGAATTCCATGCCAGATCAAAGCAAGTAG
- the LOC133922763 gene encoding light-harvesting complex-like protein 3 isotype 2, chloroplastic codes for MAMATSTFSPRPTSLGPVKTLQAGAKPHLLSFPRLRAGHLARAAAAGEAPVEAPPKQQEVEPSPAAASNGAAVAAEAPLAVAAEAAPVPRFRDARWVNGTWDLSQFEKGGAVDWDAVIDAEARRRKWLEDYPEATNTDEAVVFDTSIIPWWAWMKRFHLPEAEKLNGRAAMVGFFMAYFVDSLTGVGLVDQMGNFFCKTLLFVAVASVLLIRKNEDLDSLKKIVDETTFYDKQWQATWQEDSPAEPK; via the exons ATGGCCATGGCGACCTCCACTTTCTCCCCGCGCCCCACCTCCCTGGGCCCCGTCAAGACCCTGCAGGCCGGCGCCAAGCCccacctcctctccttcccccgCCTCCGCGctggccacctcgcgcgcgccgccgccgctggggAGGCGCCCGTCGAGGCGCCGCCAAAGCAACAGGAGGTGGAGCCGTCCCCTGCCGCGGCGTCCAACGGGGCCGCCGTCGCGGCCGAGGCTCCCTTGGCcgtcgcggccgaggcggcGCCGGTGCCGAGGTTCCGCGACGCGAGGTGGGTGAACGGGACGTGGGACCTCAGCCAGTTCGAGAAGGGCGGCGCCGTCGACTGGGACGCCGTCATCGACGCCG AGGCCAGGAGAAGGAAATGGCTTGAAGATTATCCAGAGGCCACTAATACGGATGAGGCCGTTGTCTTTGATACTTCAATTATACCATGGTGGGCATGGATGAAGCGGTTCCACCTCCCTGAAGCCGAGAAGCTAAATG GTCGTGCTGCCATGGTCGGCTTCTTCATGGCGTACTTCGTTGATAGCTTGACGGGTGTGGGGCTTGTTGACCAAATGGGGAACTTTTTCTGCAAAACCCTGCTGTTTGTTGCTGTGGCGAGTGTATTGTTGATCAGGAAAAATGAGGACCTTGACTCACTGAAGAAGATTGTGGATGAAACGACGTTCTATGACAAGCAATGGCAGGCAACTTGGCAAGAGGATTCCCCTGCTGAGCCAAAGTAG